In Phormidium yuhuli AB48, one genomic interval encodes:
- a CDS encoding flavin monoamine oxidase family protein: MSLLSNIAPNTSASSIKGMIDTLYDYVDFIKQGPIASLPQPLWGTEVAIIGAGASGLAAAYELLKIGAQPVVFEASNRLGGRAYSHKFPNSDIFAEFGAMRFPLSGGLFLFYLNQVFGLTERGPFPDPGQVPTRLYYENRIIDWPTGESTPKDAKFRAIGQAWSQFSNGLWQPLQEAWQSQDRDRLRQIWQSYIDRYKNLTFYEGVRQGIPHWTDEELNAFGALGIGSGGFGPLYSANFLEIFRLIANGWENQQQFLPFGISTMMERFYHQSVTLPSGESASLASTEAIRYRSQVTAIDLSQEQPQVTWRDSQGTTHHQCFPAVIVAIPTRAMERLGLTLGGSGIPVVDEAVKVAIRNLHTTNSSKLFIRTKTKFWLDDPTFPQNIQTDELPRGVYALDYPRPYNPEDNGVILISYTWEDDSSKLLALDKQERLQCFRQAIANVSPEFAEHLQPLQGEDDILCVDWEVESGYQGAFKLQYPGQDAHLHALYYQFQTALSPESDRGIYLAGDGVSWAGGWMEGALTTGINSACAVALRLGGRVRPGSPLSQNPNLYHYGDRSSEP, from the coding sequence ATGTCTCTTTTATCGAACATCGCCCCCAACACATCAGCCAGTTCAATTAAGGGGATGATTGATACCCTCTATGACTACGTCGATTTCATTAAACAAGGACCCATTGCCAGTCTTCCACAACCCCTCTGGGGAACTGAGGTGGCGATTATTGGCGCTGGTGCATCCGGGCTAGCCGCCGCTTACGAGTTATTGAAAATTGGGGCGCAACCCGTGGTATTTGAGGCCAGCAATCGCCTAGGAGGACGCGCCTACTCCCACAAATTTCCCAACTCCGACATCTTTGCTGAATTCGGTGCCATGCGTTTTCCTCTTTCGGGAGGATTATTTCTTTTCTATCTCAACCAAGTTTTTGGGTTAACCGAACGCGGCCCCTTTCCTGATCCGGGTCAAGTCCCCACTCGTCTCTACTATGAAAATCGGATCATTGACTGGCCAACAGGAGAGTCAACGCCCAAGGATGCCAAATTTCGAGCTATTGGCCAAGCCTGGTCTCAATTCAGTAATGGGTTATGGCAACCTTTACAAGAGGCTTGGCAGAGCCAGGATCGTGATCGGCTGCGACAAATTTGGCAGTCCTACATTGATCGCTATAAAAATTTAACCTTTTACGAAGGGGTGCGACAAGGAATTCCCCATTGGACTGACGAAGAATTGAACGCATTTGGTGCTTTGGGGATCGGCTCTGGAGGCTTTGGCCCCCTCTATTCCGCCAACTTCCTAGAAATTTTTCGCCTGATTGCCAACGGTTGGGAAAATCAACAACAGTTTCTGCCCTTTGGCATCAGTACGATGATGGAGAGGTTCTATCATCAATCCGTCACCCTCCCGAGCGGCGAGTCTGCCTCCCTGGCTTCCACGGAGGCAATCCGCTATCGCTCACAGGTCACGGCAATTGACTTGTCTCAGGAGCAACCCCAAGTGACCTGGCGTGATAGCCAGGGAACAACCCATCATCAATGTTTCCCAGCCGTGATTGTTGCCATCCCTACTCGAGCTATGGAACGGTTGGGCTTAACCCTAGGTGGTTCCGGTATTCCGGTGGTTGATGAAGCGGTGAAAGTAGCTATTCGCAACCTCCACACGACGAACTCATCCAAACTCTTTATCCGCACTAAAACCAAGTTCTGGCTCGATGATCCAACCTTTCCTCAAAATATCCAAACTGACGAATTGCCTCGCGGCGTCTATGCTTTGGACTACCCTCGTCCTTACAACCCCGAGGACAACGGCGTGATCCTCATCAGCTATACCTGGGAAGATGACTCTAGTAAACTCCTTGCCCTGGATAAACAGGAGCGTTTGCAGTGTTTCCGTCAGGCGATCGCCAACGTTAGCCCCGAGTTTGCAGAGCATTTACAGCCTCTACAGGGCGAAGATGATATCCTGTGTGTAGACTGGGAGGTTGAGTCTGGTTATCAGGGAGCATTCAAACTCCAATATCCCGGTCAGGATGCCCATCTTCATGCCCTTTACTACCAATTCCAAACAGCATTGTCTCCAGAGAGCGATCGCGGGATTTACTTAGCCGGAGACGGCGTCTCCTGGGCCGGTGGTTGGATGGAAGGGGCATTGACAACAGGGATAAACAGTGCCTGTGCGGTAGCTTTGCGTCTTGGCGGTCGGGTGCGCCCAGGATCTCCGCTGAGCCAAAACCCGAATCTCTATCACTATGGCGATCGCTCAAGCGAACCCTAG
- a CDS encoding DUF2808 domain-containing protein — translation MKRWLSASLIIGALAVAAPPEVTAQGLPGFTLFGGPRRENQLSFRLDYGRTGHPRDRYRLRIPADKMSFAVNQFSIDYPDYFDGQFDVNLNPDRDPHRQPVQVRVRQNRDYEVIPLEEVIWDQENHVIEIYPLEPVAAGNDIEIVFSNVRNPRFGGMYYFNARVFSPGDLPMARYLGTWVLNISPR, via the coding sequence ATGAAACGTTGGTTATCTGCAAGTTTGATCATTGGGGCCTTGGCCGTTGCGGCTCCCCCCGAGGTGACCGCACAAGGGTTACCTGGATTTACCCTCTTCGGCGGTCCACGACGGGAAAATCAACTCAGCTTTCGCCTTGACTATGGCCGAACCGGACATCCGCGCGATCGCTATCGTCTGCGGATTCCTGCCGATAAAATGAGCTTCGCTGTCAATCAGTTCTCCATTGACTACCCTGATTACTTCGATGGTCAGTTCGATGTCAATCTCAACCCCGACCGAGACCCCCATCGGCAGCCCGTCCAGGTGAGAGTTCGACAAAATCGGGACTACGAGGTGATCCCCCTAGAAGAGGTGATTTGGGATCAAGAGAACCACGTCATCGAAATTTATCCCCTTGAGCCGGTTGCAGCGGGGAATGATATTGAAATCGTCTTTTCTAACGTCCGCAATCCTCGCTTCGGGGGAATGTACTACTTCAACGCACGGGTATTTAGTCCTGGGGATCTTCCCATGGCTCGCTATCTGGGAACTTGGGTTTTGAACATTAGCCCCCGCTAA
- a CDS encoding Re/Si-specific NAD(P)(+) transhydrogenase subunit alpha, with product MKVAVAKEIEVGERRVALIPDIVARLTKKGLDISVEAGAGEGSFFPDSAYEAAGAKIVSDSSQIWQGNDVLLKVAPPTPEEVERLSSETTLISFLNPLANAELMQQIAQRGVTALSMELIPRTSRAQSMDALSSQAGVAGYKAVLLAAEALPKFFPMLTTAAGTIRPAKVFIVGAGVAGLQAIATSRRLGAVVEAFDIRPAVKEEVQSLGAKFVEVELEEDTVAKGGYAKELSEASKQKTQEAISNSVAQADAVITTAQVPGKKAPRIVTDEMIARMRPGSVVVDLAAQQGGNCEGTEAGAHVVRHGVTLIGPVNLPASMPVHASQMYAKNISTFLDYLIQDDQLNLDFEDDIPGDTCVTFKGEIRNERVRQALEVTSVA from the coding sequence ATGAAAGTTGCAGTTGCCAAAGAAATCGAGGTCGGGGAGCGCCGTGTTGCCCTTATTCCCGATATCGTTGCTCGGCTGACCAAAAAGGGACTCGATATCTCGGTCGAGGCCGGGGCTGGTGAGGGATCGTTCTTTCCTGACTCGGCCTATGAAGCCGCTGGTGCCAAAATTGTCTCAGATTCGAGTCAGATCTGGCAGGGAAACGATGTGCTCTTGAAAGTGGCGCCCCCAACCCCTGAGGAAGTCGAACGCCTCAGCTCAGAAACCACTCTGATTAGTTTTCTCAATCCCTTGGCCAATGCTGAACTAATGCAGCAGATTGCTCAGCGAGGGGTGACGGCGTTGAGTATGGAACTTATCCCCCGTACCAGTCGTGCCCAGAGTATGGATGCACTCTCGTCTCAGGCGGGGGTGGCGGGGTATAAAGCGGTTCTCCTAGCGGCAGAGGCGTTACCGAAGTTCTTCCCCATGTTGACCACCGCCGCCGGAACCATCCGCCCCGCTAAGGTCTTTATCGTTGGGGCTGGGGTAGCTGGCTTACAGGCGATCGCCACCAGCCGCCGTCTGGGAGCTGTCGTCGAAGCCTTTGATATTCGCCCGGCGGTGAAAGAGGAAGTGCAAAGCCTCGGTGCCAAGTTCGTTGAGGTGGAACTCGAAGAAGACACGGTCGCCAAAGGTGGCTACGCCAAAGAACTCTCGGAAGCCTCCAAACAGAAAACCCAGGAGGCCATCTCTAACAGTGTCGCCCAAGCGGATGCGGTGATTACCACCGCCCAGGTTCCGGGCAAAAAAGCCCCACGCATTGTCACCGATGAGATGATTGCTCGGATGCGTCCAGGGTCCGTGGTGGTGGATTTAGCCGCACAACAGGGAGGGAACTGTGAGGGGACTGAAGCCGGCGCTCATGTGGTGCGTCACGGCGTGACCCTCATTGGCCCGGTCAACTTGCCCGCCTCGATGCCGGTTCACGCCAGTCAGATGTATGCCAAGAATATTTCCACCTTCTTGGACTACCTGATTCAGGATGACCAGCTTAATCTGGATTTCGAGGATGATATCCCGGGCGATACCTGTGTCACCTTTAAGGGAGAAATCCGCAATGAGCGGGTTCGTCAGGCCCTAGAGGTGACCTCCGTGGCTTAA
- a CDS encoding NAD(P) transhydrogenase subunit alpha: MTDPIIAALFIFVLASFAGFEVINKVPPTLHTPLMSGANAISGIALLGAIVVAGDRDWNVTVILGLVAVVFATINVVGGFLVTDRMLQMFKKKEAKA; this comes from the coding sequence ATGACTGACCCCATTATTGCGGCACTATTTATTTTTGTCCTTGCCTCCTTTGCGGGATTTGAGGTCATTAATAAGGTGCCACCAACTCTACACACGCCCTTGATGTCAGGGGCGAATGCCATTTCCGGGATTGCCCTGTTGGGGGCGATCGTGGTGGCGGGCGATCGCGATTGGAACGTGACCGTGATTCTCGGACTCGTGGCTGTTGTCTTTGCCACCATTAACGTCGTGGGTGGCTTCCTCGTCACCGACCGTATGCTGCAAATGTTCAAGAAAAAAGAGGCTAAAGCATGA
- a CDS encoding NAD(P)(+) transhydrogenase (Re/Si-specific) subunit beta, with amino-acid sequence MSDFLPTGIQLSYLVAASLFFVGLKRLGSPATARQGNRLASLAMLVAIVATLLDRQVLNYPMILLGIAIGSVIGAITAQKVAMTSMPQLVGLFNGLGGAASALVAMAEFWHYFDLTAEPNAGSTITVMLGVLIGGVTFTGSLIAFAKLQGLISGSPITFPLQQPFNAALLVSFLIGSGYLIATSPTPSLFLGLVVISLVLGVMFVIPIGGGDMPVVISLLNSFSGLAASAAGFVVMNNMLIIAGALVGASGIILTVIMCKGMNRSLSNVLFAAFGTGESGGTATGGGGSQGEKVVRNIDPEECAMMLGYARSVVIVPGYGMAVAQAQHSIRELADQLDKMGVEVKYAIHPVAGRMPGHMNVLLAEANVPYDALYDMDDINPQFEETDVALVIGANDVVNPSAETEKDSPIYGMPIIQVDRAKHAIVIKRGLSTGFAGVDNELFYRDKTMMLFGSAKDMVSKLVAEVKQL; translated from the coding sequence ATGAGCGACTTTTTGCCAACTGGCATTCAATTGAGCTATCTGGTTGCCGCGTCCCTGTTCTTCGTAGGCCTGAAACGCCTCGGTTCACCGGCAACGGCTCGTCAGGGCAACCGTCTTGCCTCTCTGGCGATGCTCGTGGCGATCGTCGCGACCCTACTCGATCGCCAGGTTCTCAACTACCCGATGATTCTGCTGGGAATTGCCATCGGCTCTGTGATTGGAGCCATTACTGCCCAAAAGGTGGCGATGACCTCAATGCCCCAGTTAGTTGGGCTTTTTAATGGCTTAGGCGGGGCAGCTTCGGCCTTGGTGGCCATGGCCGAATTTTGGCATTACTTTGACCTCACCGCTGAACCCAACGCCGGCTCAACCATTACCGTCATGCTGGGGGTTCTCATTGGGGGGGTCACCTTTACCGGCTCCCTCATCGCCTTTGCCAAACTGCAAGGGCTGATTTCGGGCTCTCCCATTACCTTCCCGCTACAACAGCCCTTTAATGCTGCCTTACTGGTGAGCTTTCTCATTGGCAGTGGCTATTTGATCGCCACGTCTCCCACCCCCTCTCTGTTTTTGGGCTTGGTCGTAATTTCCCTGGTGTTGGGGGTGATGTTTGTTATTCCCATTGGCGGCGGAGATATGCCTGTGGTCATCTCCTTGCTTAACTCCTTTTCTGGGTTAGCAGCGAGTGCGGCGGGTTTCGTGGTCATGAACAATATGCTGATTATCGCTGGGGCCCTCGTCGGGGCCTCGGGGATTATTCTGACGGTCATCATGTGTAAAGGCATGAACCGCTCCCTGTCCAATGTTTTGTTTGCAGCGTTCGGAACCGGAGAAAGCGGTGGAACGGCAACGGGAGGCGGTGGCAGTCAAGGGGAGAAAGTGGTGCGTAACATTGACCCCGAAGAATGTGCCATGATGCTCGGTTACGCCCGTTCTGTGGTGATTGTCCCCGGATACGGAATGGCGGTAGCTCAGGCTCAACATTCAATTCGTGAACTGGCCGATCAGCTCGATAAAATGGGAGTTGAGGTTAAGTATGCGATTCACCCTGTGGCAGGGCGGATGCCAGGTCACATGAATGTGTTGTTAGCTGAGGCGAATGTGCCTTATGACGCGCTCTATGACATGGATGACATCAATCCTCAGTTTGAGGAGACGGATGTTGCCTTAGTGATTGGTGCCAATGATGTGGTCAATCCCTCGGCGGAAACTGAGAAAGATAGCCCCATTTATGGAATGCCGATTATTCAGGTTGATCGCGCTAAACATGCGATTGTTATCAAACGCGGTCTGAGTACCGGGTTTGCTGGGGTGGATAATGAGTTATTCTACCGCGACAAAACCATGATGTTATTTGGCTCCGCCAAGGATATGGTCTCGAAGTTAGTGGCTGAAGTGAAACAGCTTTAA
- a CDS encoding isochorismatase, with translation MLPSWFNPKTVGDVWRVPYGDRAQDAQKWQREHRITAACEDSRRIGLLLIDVQNTFCIPGFELFVAGKSGRGAVDDNQRLCQFIYRHLGQITEIIPTLDTHSALQIFHPAFWVNDAGEHPAPMSTLDLDEIEAGTWRINPEIVPLLPIEIDADAYARHYARQLTQESKYPLTIWAYHGMIGGIGHSLVAAVEEACFVHSLVRCSPTRYELKGSHPLTENYSVLKPEVQTAPDGQVISRKNAALIEHLLSFDQLIIAGQAKSHCVAWTVRDLCQEIRLRHPEQVQAMTQRVYLLDDCTSAVVIPGVVDFTDAAEAAFTEFAAMGMQRVSSESSSDWLC, from the coding sequence ATGTTACCTTCCTGGTTTAATCCCAAAACAGTGGGTGATGTTTGGCGAGTTCCCTATGGCGATCGCGCCCAAGATGCCCAAAAATGGCAACGAGAGCATAGAATTACAGCCGCTTGTGAGGATAGTCGGCGCATTGGCTTGCTGTTAATTGATGTCCAGAATACATTTTGTATCCCCGGATTTGAACTGTTCGTCGCTGGAAAAAGTGGTCGAGGGGCGGTTGACGATAATCAGCGACTTTGCCAGTTTATCTATCGTCATTTAGGACAAATTACAGAAATTATTCCCACCCTGGATACTCACAGTGCCTTGCAGATTTTTCATCCCGCCTTTTGGGTTAACGATGCGGGAGAGCATCCTGCACCTATGAGTACTTTAGACTTAGATGAAATTGAGGCGGGAACCTGGCGCATTAATCCCGAGATTGTCCCCCTATTGCCCATTGAGATTGATGCCGATGCCTATGCTCGTCATTATGCCCGGCAATTGACCCAAGAGAGTAAATACCCCTTAACCATTTGGGCCTACCATGGGATGATTGGCGGTATTGGCCATAGCCTAGTGGCCGCCGTTGAGGAAGCCTGTTTTGTTCATAGCCTAGTCCGTTGTAGCCCCACCCGCTATGAACTGAAGGGATCTCACCCTCTAACGGAAAATTACTCCGTCTTAAAACCTGAAGTACAAACGGCCCCCGATGGTCAGGTGATTAGCCGAAAAAATGCAGCGCTAATCGAGCATCTTCTCAGCTTTGACCAACTTATTATCGCTGGACAAGCTAAAAGTCACTGTGTCGCCTGGACTGTGCGAGATTTGTGTCAAGAAATTCGCTTACGCCACCCTGAGCAGGTGCAGGCCATGACTCAACGAGTCTATCTCCTTGATGATTGCACCTCCGCTGTCGTTATTCCAGGTGTAGTGGACTTTACCGACGCAGCTGAAGCGGCATTCACCGAGTTCGCTGCCATGGGAATGCAACGGGTTTCGTCTGAATCTTCCTCGGATTGGCTATGTTAG
- a CDS encoding MAPEG family protein — protein sequence MVIQWSDSLILLLAIALAAVLIYLPYLLVGYARFRVGYDLAAPRAMFDRLPAYAQRATWAHQNSFETFLPFAAAALIAYVTHGESATTTWAALIFLAARVVYSGCYIFNVPLVRSASFVIGSLATLVLFAVGLDAAGLNFGF from the coding sequence ATGGTAATCCAATGGTCTGACTCGCTGATTTTGCTGCTAGCGATCGCCCTGGCGGCAGTATTGATCTATCTGCCCTATCTGCTAGTGGGCTACGCTCGCTTTCGGGTGGGCTATGATCTTGCTGCCCCTCGCGCGATGTTTGATCGCCTCCCGGCTTATGCACAACGGGCAACCTGGGCTCATCAGAACTCCTTTGAGACGTTCCTACCCTTTGCAGCGGCGGCGTTAATTGCGTATGTCACTCATGGAGAATCCGCCACAACAACTTGGGCTGCATTGATTTTCTTGGCAGCTCGTGTTGTTTATTCTGGCTGTTATATCTTCAATGTGCCGCTGGTACGGTCAGCCTCGTTTGTTATTGGGAGTCTAGCTACGTTGGTGCTGTTTGCGGTTGGCCTGGATGCAGCCGGACTAAATTTCGGGTTTTGA
- a CDS encoding DNA recombination-mediator protein A — protein sequence MSQTTETSEKVDVFLQELAAIQQSGSKRIAILGSRHVPITHQHLIEVMSYALVLGGNRLITSGATGTNSAAIRGAMRADPNQLTVILPQSLKRQGKESRKQLDQVMHLVEHPEHDELSLAEASANCNLEIISRCQQLICFAFHDSHTLLQTCRDAEDQRKIVTLFYFD from the coding sequence TTGAGTCAAACCACAGAGACTTCCGAGAAAGTTGACGTTTTTCTACAAGAGCTGGCTGCGATTCAGCAGTCCGGTTCCAAACGCATCGCGATTCTCGGGTCGCGTCATGTTCCTATTACTCATCAACATTTAATTGAGGTGATGAGTTACGCTCTGGTCTTAGGGGGAAATCGCTTGATCACCTCAGGGGCAACCGGCACCAACTCCGCTGCTATTCGCGGGGCGATGCGTGCAGACCCCAATCAGTTGACCGTCATTCTTCCCCAAAGCCTTAAGCGTCAGGGGAAGGAGTCGCGCAAGCAACTCGATCAAGTCATGCACTTGGTGGAACATCCAGAACATGATGAGTTGTCCTTGGCTGAAGCCAGTGCCAACTGCAATTTAGAAATCATTAGCCGCTGTCAGCAATTGATTTGCTTTGCGTTCCATGACAGTCACACGTTGCTGCAAACCTGCCGAGATGCGGAAGACCAGCGTAAAATTGTGACGCTGTTTTATTTCGACTGA
- a CDS encoding phosphotransacetylase family protein produces the protein MPNPPKYLIVGSIEPCSGKTSSLLGLAHQLQTTGLDFAIGQPLAPASLSSEGSKLIEAEVDFMAQQLNLSRDRVQAPILTLSPEMLAKRLQGQDVTDYIALVQGLPIPEVDLVIWEGPTSLSEGRSFDLSLVQLAERVDAGVLLVVRYDSMLTIDRVLSAKVQLGDRPLGVILNNVPTDELDQVQTRVQPFLEQSGITVIGVLPHSALLRSVSVKDVVNTLDAEVLCGKERLDLMIESIQIGAMSVNSAVKYFQQSLNTAIVTGGDRTDIQLAALETATHCLILTGHHLTPSDLVLNRAEEVEIPVISVERDTLTTVEILDAMFGRTPVREPMKLDYIYQMAQEHLHIDRLLNLLELKASA, from the coding sequence GTGCCGAACCCCCCCAAATATCTAATCGTTGGGTCGATTGAACCCTGTAGTGGTAAAACCTCTAGTCTCTTGGGACTGGCGCATCAACTGCAAACAACTGGTCTGGACTTCGCCATTGGTCAACCCCTGGCTCCGGCCAGTCTCTCATCTGAGGGGTCAAAACTGATTGAGGCCGAAGTGGATTTTATGGCTCAACAGTTGAACCTGAGTCGCGATCGCGTCCAAGCCCCCATCTTGACCCTATCACCGGAGATGTTGGCCAAACGGCTCCAAGGACAAGACGTTACAGATTATATAGCCCTGGTTCAGGGGTTACCCATCCCCGAGGTAGATCTGGTGATCTGGGAAGGTCCCACCAGCTTATCCGAGGGACGTAGCTTTGATCTGTCCCTTGTACAACTTGCCGAACGAGTTGATGCGGGGGTTTTGTTGGTGGTTCGCTATGATTCCATGTTGACCATTGACCGAGTTCTCTCTGCCAAGGTTCAGTTGGGCGATCGCCCCTTGGGCGTGATCCTAAACAACGTCCCCACGGACGAGTTAGATCAGGTTCAAACCCGTGTACAACCCTTCCTGGAACAGTCAGGCATTACCGTCATCGGTGTTTTACCCCACAGTGCCTTGCTACGGAGTGTCAGTGTCAAGGATGTAGTCAACACTCTTGACGCCGAAGTCCTTTGTGGCAAGGAACGTCTGGATTTAATGATTGAGAGTATCCAGATTGGTGCGATGAGCGTTAACTCAGCAGTCAAATACTTTCAGCAAAGCCTCAATACAGCCATTGTGACTGGGGGCGATCGCACCGATATCCAACTCGCGGCCTTAGAGACGGCAACCCACTGTCTGATTCTCACAGGACATCACCTAACCCCCAGTGATCTGGTTTTGAATCGGGCTGAAGAGGTGGAGATTCCGGTGATCTCCGTTGAACGCGATACCCTAACTACCGTAGAAATTCTCGATGCCATGTTCGGCCGCACCCCAGTGCGAGAACCCATGAAGCTGGACTACATTTACCAAATGGCCCAAGAACATTTGCACATTGACCGGCTCCTGAACCTACTAGAGTTAAAGGCTTCAGCCTAG
- the ebsA gene encoding type IV pilus biogenesis protein EbsA has protein sequence MSLENLQPAPKAKVMVYLPYYKTNNQRSALPLAIGLYEKGNLEGERRIEGGKNIPFVATWNVSSLPADPTRCRLQFDGNADLSYETTMANYEFINFVIELLIIFKKYRVVDFSKGFYHKLLDVDE, from the coding sequence ATGTCATTGGAAAATCTGCAACCCGCTCCTAAAGCGAAGGTGATGGTCTACCTTCCTTACTATAAAACCAATAATCAACGCAGTGCCCTGCCGTTGGCCATTGGCCTGTACGAGAAAGGCAACCTCGAAGGAGAGCGTCGCATTGAAGGAGGCAAAAATATTCCCTTCGTCGCCACCTGGAATGTTTCTAGTCTGCCAGCTGACCCAACCCGCTGTCGCTTGCAGTTCGATGGCAATGCAGATTTGAGTTATGAGACCACTATGGCCAATTATGAGTTTATTAATTTTGTCATTGAACTGCTGATCATCTTCAAGAAGTATCGGGTGGTCGATTTCTCAAAGGGCTTTTATCACAAGCTTTTAGATGTAGACGAGTAG
- a CDS encoding glycosyltransferase: MPVNFWFDRNPSKPWEPLTTILADRPLDTATSPSSTPTLGASYRGYAGRRGKAAVMLLLIWGGVMALHFLSWGMWVIWGLTGLVGVHGLRTILSSPPRRQLTPMSTETSLPYVSFLIPAKNEEAAITPLIEMLNQLDYPGDRYDIWAIDDNSSDGTPELLDALSQDYERLQVLHRDHTARGGKSGALNQAVQLARGEIIAIFDADAQVSSDFLWRVLPLFQRDRVGAVQVRKAISNAGENFWTQGQRVEMILDAYLQEQRVALGGIGELRGNGQVIRRSALERCGYFNEETITDDLDLTLRLHLDRWDIDCVTLPAVREEGVTEALPLWHQRSRWAEGGYQRYLDYWRLLCGPRLSLSKRLDLLVFLWMQYLLPTAAVPDLLLSLIRTRVPLLSPMTTLTVSLSLVWIGLGLRRVNRQEGKPQPLPLLLRDTLQGTLYMLHWLVVMAATTARLAVRPKRLKWVKTVHRGVQESH; encoded by the coding sequence ATGCCAGTAAATTTTTGGTTTGATCGCAATCCCTCCAAACCGTGGGAACCCTTAACAACGATTCTGGCCGATCGCCCCCTAGACACGGCCACATCACCCTCCTCTACACCAACCCTAGGGGCATCCTATCGAGGTTATGCCGGGCGACGGGGTAAAGCCGCCGTGATGTTACTACTGATTTGGGGGGGGGTGATGGCTCTTCATTTCCTCTCTTGGGGCATGTGGGTGATCTGGGGACTCACAGGCTTAGTGGGGGTCCATGGTCTGAGAACGATTCTCTCGTCTCCCCCCCGTCGCCAACTAACCCCCATGTCAACGGAGACATCGCTCCCCTATGTCTCGTTTCTGATTCCTGCCAAAAATGAGGAAGCGGCCATTACTCCCCTGATTGAGATGTTGAATCAATTGGACTATCCAGGCGATCGCTATGACATCTGGGCCATCGATGACAACAGCAGTGATGGAACTCCAGAACTCCTCGATGCCTTGAGTCAGGACTATGAACGTCTCCAGGTCTTACATCGTGACCATACCGCTCGCGGTGGCAAATCCGGCGCTCTCAATCAAGCGGTGCAACTGGCCCGGGGCGAAATTATTGCTATCTTTGATGCCGATGCCCAGGTCAGTTCAGACTTCCTCTGGCGAGTCTTGCCCCTATTCCAGCGCGATCGCGTCGGGGCCGTCCAAGTCCGCAAGGCCATCAGCAATGCGGGTGAAAACTTCTGGACTCAAGGGCAACGAGTGGAAATGATTTTAGATGCCTATCTCCAAGAACAACGGGTGGCCTTGGGGGGAATTGGTGAACTGCGAGGCAATGGACAGGTCATTCGACGTAGCGCCCTCGAACGTTGTGGCTATTTCAATGAAGAAACCATCACCGATGACCTCGACTTAACCCTACGACTCCATCTTGATCGCTGGGATATTGACTGTGTCACCCTACCTGCGGTCCGGGAAGAGGGGGTAACCGAGGCGCTGCCCTTATGGCATCAACGCTCTCGTTGGGCTGAAGGAGGCTATCAACGCTATCTCGATTATTGGCGACTCCTGTGCGGCCCCCGGCTCAGTCTGTCCAAACGTCTGGATTTACTGGTCTTTCTATGGATGCAATATCTCCTACCCACGGCAGCCGTCCCGGATTTGCTCCTCTCCCTAATTCGTACCCGTGTGCCCCTGCTCAGTCCCATGACCACCTTAACCGTTAGTCTTTCCCTTGTTTGGATCGGCCTGGGGTTACGACGGGTGAATCGTCAAGAAGGCAAGCCGCAACCGTTACCCCTACTGCTGCGAGACACCCTCCAGGGAACTCTTTATATGCTGCATTGGCTTGTGGTGATGGCAGCGACCACGGCTCGCCTAGCGGTTCGCCCCAAACGTCTCAAATGGGTGAAAACCGTTCACCGAGGGGTACAGGAGTCCCATTAG